The following coding sequences lie in one Saccharopolyspora hordei genomic window:
- a CDS encoding GntR family transcriptional regulator: MGSVSTAPQQLDPPPASLAERAYAAIQDQLIMLDIPPMAPIDDVALSESLGIGRTPVREALKRLEVDRLVISYPRRGTFATGVDITDLAYISEIRTQLEPLAARRAAEHAPKVMRTQLAELADALQDADVLALSRHELMRWDLRVHRSIYRAAGNPHLEDTLVRYDNLATRIFCVFLDRITHFDRHVEEHLGLLRAVAAGEARKAEKIARDHVTGFEKAIRAII, translated from the coding sequence ATGGGCAGCGTGTCCACAGCTCCACAGCAGCTCGATCCGCCGCCCGCGTCGCTGGCCGAGCGCGCCTACGCCGCGATCCAGGACCAGCTGATCATGCTGGACATCCCGCCGATGGCACCGATCGACGACGTGGCGCTGAGCGAGTCCCTGGGCATCGGCCGCACCCCGGTCCGCGAAGCCCTCAAGCGCCTCGAGGTCGACCGGCTGGTCATCTCCTACCCGCGCCGCGGCACGTTCGCGACCGGTGTGGACATCACCGACCTCGCCTACATCTCCGAGATCCGGACGCAGCTCGAGCCGCTGGCCGCCCGCCGCGCCGCCGAGCACGCGCCGAAGGTGATGCGCACCCAGCTCGCCGAGCTGGCCGACGCGCTCCAGGACGCCGACGTGCTGGCCCTGTCGCGCCACGAGCTGATGCGGTGGGACCTGCGGGTGCACCGCTCGATCTACCGCGCGGCGGGGAACCCCCACCTGGAAGACACGCTGGTGCGCTACGACAACCTGGCCACCCGCATCTTCTGCGTCTTCCTGGACCGGATCACGCACTTCGACCGGCACGTCGAGGAGCACCTCGGGCTGCTCCGGGCGGTCGCCGCGGGCGAGGCCCGCAAGGCCGAGAAGATCGCCCGCGACCACGTGACCGGGTTCGAGAAGGCGATCCGGGCGATCATCTGA
- the folP gene encoding dihydropteroate synthase encodes MTGPHATAEPATGRLVRMLRGPRPLVCGVLNVTPDSFSDGGAHADRDAAVRHGLRLVEEGADVVDVGGESTRPGARPPSLAEELDRVVPVVVELARRTDVPLSVDTSRPEVMTAAVAAGAAMVNDVRALRYPGAVETVAELGVPVCLAHMLRPPHVMQDDPRYVDVLAEVLAFLRERVERCACAGIPRDHVLVDPGFGFGKTLEHNLTLLRSLRVFTELGVPVMAGLSRKAMLGQITGRPVAQRTAASVTAAVLAAQRGAKVLRVHDVAATVDAVKVLDATEG; translated from the coding sequence ATGACCGGGCCGCACGCCACCGCGGAGCCGGCGACCGGGCGCCTGGTGCGGATGCTGCGCGGTCCGCGGCCGCTCGTGTGCGGGGTCCTCAACGTCACGCCGGACTCGTTCTCCGACGGCGGTGCGCACGCGGACCGCGACGCGGCCGTCCGGCACGGGCTCCGCCTGGTCGAGGAGGGGGCCGACGTCGTCGACGTCGGCGGGGAGTCCACGCGTCCCGGCGCGCGGCCACCGAGCCTCGCCGAGGAGCTCGACCGGGTCGTGCCGGTCGTCGTGGAACTGGCGCGGCGCACCGACGTCCCGCTGTCCGTGGACACCTCCCGCCCGGAGGTGATGACCGCGGCCGTGGCGGCGGGCGCGGCGATGGTCAACGACGTGCGCGCGCTGCGCTACCCGGGTGCGGTCGAGACGGTCGCCGAGCTCGGCGTCCCGGTCTGCCTGGCGCACATGCTCCGGCCACCGCACGTGATGCAGGACGACCCCCGCTACGTCGACGTGCTCGCCGAGGTGCTCGCGTTCCTGCGGGAGCGGGTGGAGCGCTGCGCGTGCGCGGGCATCCCGCGCGACCACGTGCTGGTCGACCCGGGCTTCGGCTTCGGCAAGACCCTGGAGCACAACCTCACCCTGCTGCGGTCGCTGCGGGTGTTCACCGAGCTCGGCGTGCCGGTGATGGCGGGGTTGTCGCGCAAGGCGATGCTGGGGCAGATCACCGGGCGGCCGGTGGCGCAGCGCACCGCGGCGTCGGTCACCGCGGCCGTCCTGGCGGCGCAGCGCGGCGCGAAGGTGCTCCGGGTGCACGACGTCGCGGCCACCGTCGACGCGGTGAAGGTGCTCGATGCCACCGAGGGCTGA
- a CDS encoding L-serine ammonia-lyase: MTISVFDLFKVGIGPSSSHTVGPMRAAHLFVTRLHGSGTLEATARVRCELFGSLGATGHGHGTVKAVVLGLAGEQPHLVDPAAADAVVAAVRDGGRISLGGEHEIAFAVDDDVVLHRRRRLDFHSNGMVFEARDGTGAVLDRRAYYSVGGGFVLDEDEAGRPVPVDDDTPVRYPFRTGAELLAHTRRTGLRISDVVLANELSRRGEEEVRAGLLHIWSVMRECVERGTRTEGTLPGGLGVRRRAAALRARLEADTGGPDALHAVEWVTLFALAVNEENAAGGRVVTAPTNGAAGIVPAVLHYAQEFLPGFTDDDAVRFLLTAGAIGSLFKENASISGAEVGCQGEVGSACSMAAGALTELLGGTPEQVENAAEIGIEHNLGLACDPVGGPVQIPCIERNAVASVKAITAARMAVCGDGAHRVSLDEAIKTMRDTGADMQDKYKETARGGLALTIVEC, from the coding sequence ATGACCATCTCGGTGTTCGACCTGTTCAAGGTCGGGATCGGCCCGTCGAGCTCGCACACGGTCGGTCCCATGCGGGCTGCGCACCTGTTCGTCACCCGGCTCCACGGGTCCGGGACCCTCGAGGCCACCGCGCGCGTGCGGTGCGAGCTGTTCGGATCGCTCGGTGCCACCGGGCACGGGCACGGCACCGTCAAGGCGGTGGTGCTCGGCCTGGCCGGCGAGCAGCCGCACCTGGTCGACCCTGCGGCCGCCGACGCGGTCGTGGCGGCGGTGCGCGACGGAGGGCGGATCAGCCTGGGCGGCGAGCACGAGATCGCGTTCGCCGTCGACGACGACGTGGTCCTGCACCGCCGCAGACGGCTGGACTTCCACAGCAACGGCATGGTGTTCGAGGCCCGTGACGGCACCGGCGCCGTGCTCGACCGCCGCGCGTACTACTCGGTGGGCGGCGGGTTCGTGCTCGACGAGGACGAGGCGGGCCGACCGGTCCCCGTCGACGACGACACCCCGGTCCGCTACCCGTTCCGGACCGGGGCCGAACTGCTGGCCCACACCCGCAGGACCGGGCTGCGGATCAGCGACGTCGTGCTCGCCAACGAGCTCTCCCGGCGCGGGGAGGAGGAGGTCCGCGCCGGGCTGCTGCACATCTGGTCGGTGATGCGCGAGTGCGTGGAGCGGGGCACGCGCACCGAGGGCACGCTGCCCGGCGGGCTCGGGGTCCGCCGTCGCGCGGCCGCGCTCCGCGCGCGGCTGGAGGCCGACACCGGCGGGCCCGACGCGCTGCACGCGGTGGAGTGGGTGACGCTGTTCGCCCTCGCGGTCAACGAGGAGAACGCCGCGGGAGGCCGGGTGGTCACCGCCCCGACCAACGGTGCCGCCGGGATCGTGCCTGCGGTCCTGCACTACGCCCAGGAGTTCCTGCCCGGCTTCACCGACGACGACGCGGTGCGGTTCCTGCTCACCGCAGGGGCCATCGGCTCGCTGTTCAAGGAGAACGCGTCCATCTCCGGTGCCGAGGTCGGGTGCCAGGGCGAGGTCGGGTCGGCCTGCTCGATGGCCGCGGGGGCGCTGACCGAGCTCCTGGGCGGCACCCCGGAACAGGTGGAGAACGCCGCGGAGATCGGCATCGAGCACAACCTGGGCCTGGCCTGCGACCCGGTCGGCGGGCCGGTGCAGATCCCCTGCATCGAGCGCAACGCCGTCGCGTCCGTCAAGGCCATCACCGCGGCGCGGATGGCCGTGTGCGGTGACGGGGCGCACCGCGTGTCGCTGGACGAAGCGATCAAGACCATGCGCGACACCGGCGCGGACATGCAGGACAAGTACAAGGAGACCGCCCGCGGTGGGCTGGCTCTCACCATCGTCGAGTGCTGA
- a CDS encoding TIGR03619 family F420-dependent LLM class oxidoreductase — protein sequence MRHGVVLFTSDRGISPAQAAQAAEAAGFDSFAVPEHTHIPVRREAAHPGTGTAELPDDRYRRTLDPWVALATAASVTQRITLSTAVALPTEHDPITLAKTIATLDHLSGGRVRVGVGFGWNTDELADHGIPGGRRRTALREHLEAARALWTQEEASYEGELVRFGPSWAWPKPVRDGHVPVLLGAGGTERNLAWVVQHADGWITTPGERGVDDRVRRLRELWRGAGREGDPEVVALAGKPDPGTLEAWADSGVTEVLFGLPDAPADEVTAYIARLATRVGLGGAG from the coding sequence GTGCGTCACGGCGTCGTGCTGTTCACCAGTGACCGCGGCATCTCACCCGCCCAGGCCGCGCAGGCCGCGGAAGCGGCGGGGTTCGACTCGTTCGCCGTCCCCGAGCACACCCACATCCCGGTGCGGCGCGAAGCCGCCCACCCCGGCACGGGCACCGCGGAACTGCCCGACGACAGGTACCGGCGCACGCTCGACCCGTGGGTCGCGCTGGCGACCGCGGCCTCGGTGACGCAGCGGATCACGCTGTCCACCGCCGTCGCCCTGCCCACCGAGCACGACCCGATCACGCTGGCGAAGACAATCGCCACGCTCGACCACCTGTCGGGCGGCCGCGTCAGGGTGGGCGTGGGCTTCGGGTGGAACACCGACGAGCTGGCCGACCACGGCATCCCGGGCGGGCGGCGCAGGACCGCGCTGCGCGAGCACCTCGAGGCCGCGCGGGCGCTGTGGACGCAGGAGGAGGCGAGCTACGAGGGCGAACTCGTCCGCTTCGGCCCCAGCTGGGCGTGGCCGAAACCGGTGCGCGACGGGCACGTCCCGGTGCTGCTCGGCGCCGGCGGCACGGAGCGCAACCTCGCGTGGGTCGTGCAGCACGCCGACGGCTGGATCACCACGCCCGGCGAACGCGGCGTCGACGACCGCGTGCGGCGCCTGCGCGAGCTCTGGCGGGGAGCCGGGCGCGAGGGTGACCCCGAGGTGGTGGCGCTGGCGGGGAAGCCGGACCCGGGCACGCTGGAGGCCTGGGCGGACAGCGGGGTGACCGAAGTCCTGTTCGGACTCCCCGACGCCCCCGCCGACGAGGTCACCGCCTACATCGCGCGCCTCGCGACCCGCGTCGGGCTCGGCGGCGCCGGCTGA
- the wrbA gene encoding NAD(P)H:quinone oxidoreductase: MGSVKVSIIYYSSTGTVAEIASTLAAEAEAAGAEVRLRRVAELAPESAIDSNPAWRANADATRSIPEATADDVLWADAVLFGSPTRFGNIASQLKQFLDTLGGEWAQGLLADKVYSGFTSTSTAHGGQESTLLALYNTFHHFGGIVVAPGYTDGAKFADGNPYGTSHVDAQGANKVDDTTRAAAAVQARRVVTVAQALTNGRA, encoded by the coding sequence GTGGGCAGCGTCAAGGTCAGCATCATCTACTACTCGTCGACCGGCACCGTCGCCGAGATCGCCAGTACCCTCGCCGCGGAGGCCGAGGCGGCGGGCGCCGAGGTCCGGCTGCGGCGCGTCGCCGAGCTGGCACCGGAGTCGGCGATCGACAGCAACCCGGCGTGGCGGGCCAACGCCGACGCCACCCGCTCGATCCCGGAGGCCACCGCCGACGACGTGCTCTGGGCGGACGCGGTGCTGTTCGGCTCGCCCACCCGGTTCGGCAACATCGCCTCCCAGCTCAAGCAGTTCCTCGACACGCTGGGCGGGGAGTGGGCGCAGGGACTGCTGGCGGACAAGGTCTACAGCGGCTTCACCTCGACCTCGACCGCGCACGGCGGCCAGGAGTCGACGCTGCTGGCGCTGTACAACACCTTCCACCACTTCGGCGGCATCGTGGTGGCGCCGGGCTACACCGACGGCGCGAAGTTCGCCGACGGCAACCCGTACGGCACCAGCCACGTCGACGCCCAGGGCGCGAACAAGGTCGACGACACCACCCGCGCGGCGGCGGCCGTCCAGGCCCGCCGGGTGGTGACCGTGGCGCAGGCGCTGACCAACGGCCGCGCCTGA
- the purU gene encoding formyltetrahydrofolate deformylase produces MSDTFTLTLSCPNRTGIVRAVSGFLYDRGCDIGEHQQFDDKVRGRLFMRTQVTAPEGTDVAQLSREFEPVATEFQMTYEFSPGTGARILVMVSKLGHCLNDLIYRWQAGSLGGDLVAVVSNHEDLRPMAETAGLPFMHVPVTPDTKEAAEARLLQLVDEYDVDLVVLARYMQILSDETSKALHGRAINIHHSFLPGFKGARPYHQAYERGVKLVGATAHYVTSDLDEGPIIEQEVIRIDHTHDPRALQTVGRDVEALALSRAVRWHCEHRVLLNGNSTVVFP; encoded by the coding sequence GTGAGCGACACCTTCACCCTGACCCTGAGCTGCCCGAACCGGACCGGGATCGTGCGGGCGGTGAGCGGCTTCCTGTACGACCGCGGCTGTGACATCGGCGAGCACCAGCAGTTCGACGACAAGGTGCGCGGGCGGCTGTTCATGCGCACCCAGGTCACCGCGCCCGAGGGCACCGACGTGGCGCAGCTGTCGCGCGAGTTCGAACCGGTGGCCACCGAGTTCCAGATGACCTACGAGTTCAGCCCGGGCACCGGCGCCCGCATCCTGGTCATGGTCTCCAAGCTCGGCCACTGCCTCAACGACCTCATCTACCGGTGGCAGGCCGGCAGCCTCGGCGGCGACCTGGTCGCGGTGGTGTCCAACCACGAGGACCTGCGCCCGATGGCCGAGACGGCCGGGCTGCCGTTCATGCACGTCCCGGTCACGCCGGACACCAAGGAGGCGGCGGAGGCGCGGCTGCTGCAGCTGGTCGACGAGTACGACGTGGACCTCGTGGTGCTCGCGCGGTACATGCAGATCCTCTCCGACGAGACCAGCAAGGCGCTCCACGGCCGCGCGATCAACATCCACCACTCGTTCCTGCCGGGCTTCAAGGGCGCCAGGCCCTACCACCAGGCCTACGAGCGCGGGGTGAAGCTGGTGGGTGCGACCGCGCACTACGTCACCTCGGACCTCGACGAGGGGCCGATCATCGAGCAGGAGGTGATCCGCATCGACCACACCCACGACCCCCGCGCGCTGCAGACCGTGGGGCGCGACGTCGAGGCGCTGGCGCTGTCCCGCGCGGTGCGCTGGCACTGCGAGCACCGCGTGCTGCTCAACGGCAACAGCACGGTCGTCTTCCCGTGA